The Elaeis guineensis isolate ETL-2024a chromosome 11, EG11, whole genome shotgun sequence genomic interval GTCAAGAGTCGGCTAGGATTTTGAAGAGGAAGACAAAAAGAAACAGGAGAAGCGACATGTTTCAGAGGGTTCCGAACCCTTTTATTCTGTCGAGTTCGGATTATAAATTCAGCTATCAAACCCAACAACCCACTCCGACAAGCCTAAAAAATATCCTCTCAAATTTCATTTCACATCTCATTTAGGAACATTTGCATTTCATTTCACATTTGTATTTATTTCCTGAAAAATGCCATCTCCATTTAATTAGAgttgtattttattttgaaaatattgcatttatattacttgtaattgtatataaaaagGAGCTGCAACAGAGATTCAAATAACGCAAAGAAAatattcagatttttttcaaaacttttttttttcgaTCCGAACTCCCTTCCCAATCTGACCTCTCTTTTCCCTATCATCTCAATTCTATCTTCAAATTTACACACATCTCACTGGATTCCTTTGGGAAAGTTGGGATATTACATTTATCAATAAAAGGGCACGGCTGGTCCCAAGTTTGGATAAGAAAAGGTGGAAGGGTTACATCAGGTTGACAACCAGtaataaaaatatgtcaataattgCGACCTAGATTCTAATTTGCTACGTATGAATTTTAGTGTAGCACGCTACGAGTTGTCCTGATTGTGGCAGAAATATGGATGATGAGACATGCCTCATGCACTAACACATCGTGAAATAAATAGACAAAGAAATGATCccgaaataaaacaaaaaatggTTGAACTTGGCAGAACCACGGATATTGCACCCTTGGGAACTAAGTCCTGAAATTTGGGTTTCCTTTCAGTTTGCTCTTGACCAACGCCGATCCACTCGGGCCAAATTTTAGAACCTTCCTTACCACATTAGGCTGCCGTCGGATTGCCCTTTGGGCCTTGAGCTTAAAGACTAATGGGCTCTGAGGGTTGGCCTTTTGGACCCTATCCCATTTTCTGTTTTCAATTAGCCAGACTAGGAAGCCTCTTAAAGTAGTGTAGGCATGGTGGAAATTAGAGAGCAGATGACCGTCTTCTCAGAGAAACTGATGACGCCACAATATAGTTTTGAGTTGTGGAGGAACAGTGTCATAGGGACAAACTCTAGTTCCAGAGGGAAAaaaacaaatataaatttttaatataatctaAGAAGTTCTGTTCCAAAGAAAGGCTTGGAAGACCTCTTTTATTTTAGACCACAGACCACATGCTTTTCGTAGTCCTATTTAACTACAAATTAACACTAGTTTCCTGATGGCTGCGAGTCATCACCTTATACTACCAGCTCACGGTACCGCACACCACATCAGCGAAGGAAAACAAAGAAAACTAGTATATCGAATACAAAGGTCATGTATGGAAATTTTGGAAACTTTTCAAACTGGACTCCAGCTTTATTCTCTGTGATATGCATTGAATCAAACTTGATTTCTGTAAATCAGCGCAAGATCAAATTTTAGTGCGACTTATTCTTTTTTTATTAGAATCAtgagattttatttagatttacgAGTTAGTGTAATAACCCCGCCATTTGGCCCTGGATCGGACCCAACCTTAAAAgcccaattttgaaaaaataaaaaaataaaataagggagtcttcttccacccaaatcattAGAGGAGAAGTTGAATTCGAgagggattcgacctcccctccactCTATAAAACTCCCTCTCCCCCTCTTAAGCAACCCATGATAAtcacaagtctctctctcttttcttcttgatttctctAATTGAAGTCGAGGCCTTTCGTACCCATGCTCGTCAGAAATTAGAGCTGACAACACTGCTGAAACCCGAGGTAAACACCaacccttctttctctccttctttctcatcTTCTCGTGGCCTTGGATGTTGCCGTTAGCCATCGAATTTGCCGAAAAATCTGCAAAAGTAAGAACTcctattttgctctgttcggccgGGCCATCTTtccctctttttcggccaccagtGCCGCCGTTTGCGGTgtctcacccctaggataggatGTTCATCTGTCTATCCCTCTTCCTCGAGAGGTTTTGGCTGTCGACGACAGGCCAATGATCAGAAAACTAAAGAGAAAGGAGCGGTACCCTATTTTTCTGATTGTTTCTTGATTTCTCGCCGGCCGAACCTCACCGCTGGCTTTCCTTGCTCTGTCACCATCGACCAGACACTGCCGCCCCTCGTAGGAGCCGAGCCACCGAGCCTCCCTTGGTCTGTCCTCTGTTTGGTtgggaagagaaaggagaagaagaaaagaaaaagaaaaagaaaaagaaaaagaaaaaaaggaaaaagaaaaaaaaatagaaagagaaaaaaaaaaagaaaaaaaagaaagagagaattttctctctcttctttctctttctttcctctcctttctctctatctttctctctccaatttctctctctagattctctctctattttctttctagattttctctctctaggatctttctctctctgatttcatcacgaatcctaggacaaatttgagatgaaaataagatgatctgaaattACTTCAAAAacgtgcagtagattggatttcagtctggtctttattcgaaatttataacattgatcgtggttaattcatattgagtAATCCTGATATGACCGCTGATGATCTCGATTATATTTGCTTTatctgaaggatatgaagattctctctccactttctctctctaatttttctctctagaattttctttctcttcatgaattttttctctctagaagtcttgtcGATCAGTGGAGGGTCTAGATATTTAGACAAATcccaattttgattaatcctaggagaggtcctggatttatgttattaggatcgtttatccataattttttcatatatgatttttatgtttaactCTGATTTTACAGAGATGTATTTGTTGTACAAGAAGATATggagcaaaatatcttgatttcagatacatagattgaggagctcatcaatttctgtatttagatcaatcatcgataaaagtaagaatctctgtacataatcaccattatatatgctattttatcgttggtcttgcatcattagttttgcatcattggatttgagatcgatgaatttgctatatccgAGATACTATTATtttcttatataatttttgagcatgagtatgttatgtctatatatatatatatatatatatatatatatatatatatggttgatggcatgattatatggatatgacatatctaatttgatcacagtataaatcgaaattgatttgataaaattaatatataataattaaataaaaaaaatataatttgaacTTTCCAGATCTCCATTGGAATATATAATTGGCCCAATACACTTTCAAAGATGTCCAACGGCCAATTAGAAGCATTGACCACACGAGAAAATCCCATGGGAAAGTCAAAGATTCCGACAACAAATTGTACCTTTGCAGATCTCCAAATTCGCGTTACAGCCTACAAAATCTCAGGCATGTAGAAACTCATGTCCAAAGCAGTTCCTAACAATTAAAACCCCTCAATTTGGCGTTACAGCATCAGTAAATGCTGCTGGCTCCCATTTAATCTTGCGCTTCGGTCCTTGTTGtgccaagaagataaaaaaaataaaataagaagatttaAATTACTGATTTAATAGGGTAGGAAGGAAGGATGTATGCTGCATAGGTCTGGATTGAGTCAGATGGTTAGATGCAAGAACGATTGTCGGATTCCTTATGCAATCCTTTGAAATGGCCTACCAAAACGAGTTGGCTGATTTGTTTGGAAATGCACACAGCCATATGGACAAACTATCAATAAATGAGTAAAtataaataagttaaataaaactaaaaataaagTTTGGTTAAAGACTAGTTAAAGAAGTTAGCTCAGGAAATATTTTGTATTTACCTATTAGTTCCTGCATTTtccatatttatattataaaatctgAAATCTTGTAACTCACTGGCCATCCATGCTTACATTAACTAGTGAGAATGAAATATTCGACTATTTCTTAACAATATTTGTTTCTAGTTCTTCAGCTTAATCAATCTCTTAACCCATATCTCTCGCTTATTGATCCCAAACAGCCAGGTCTCACGTGACAAGAGGACAGAGTGAGCGAGAAAATATACAAAGTATCAGTTCTTATAAGATCTTGAAATATGGATATTTTTGTTTTCTATAATCCCAATTAATCTTAACCTGTATTCAATCAgcaaaaaatagtggaaggattGATTTGGACAAACAGCAAACATTAcagaaatttttatataaatataaaaataaaaattaatatataagcaagaaaaattcatgaattaatatataaaactcagaaaaataattcaaagggGAGGCTTATGCTGACTCTCAACGCCATTACTGATAATCAAAACCATTTACCATTCAAAACAActaaaaaataatccaaaaaatataaaaaatatatattagccGATGACAGAACACTTAAAGCACACAAATCCACTTTATCCATCCGTCTTATCAGAACAAGCATCAACCGGTCATCCCTGCGGTACCCGCACAAATCACAGTAGAGGTGTGAATCATAACATGAACTTGGACGGAACAGTTCGATGTATTTACACTCTGCAACCATTGGCTTGAAAAGAAGAAATCTCGCCCTGGATCGATGTCGATCAGGTATGTCCTCGTGACTGATAGAGCTCCATCCTACCTTTGGCCTCCGGCAACAAGGAATCCACCCTCTGGTCCTGCACCATGTGCCCCTGCTTCGAAGCCCAGGCGAGCACCGCAGGGACCCCTGACTGTGCGAGTTCCTCATTCTCCGGTACGTTGAGGGCGATGTAACACAAGAGGATCAACGCCTCCATCCTACCTTTGGCCTCCGGCAACAAGGAATCCACCCTCGGGTCCTGCACCATGTGCCTCTGCTTCGAAGCCCAGGCGAGCACCGCAGGGACGCCTGCCTGTGCGAGTTCCTCACTCTCCGGTACGTTGAGGGCGATGTAACACAAGAGGATCAACGCCTCGGTCTGGACCAGATCCCCAAAATACACCAGCTGGACGAGGTGCTTGGCCCCTCCGGCTTCGATGATGGCCTTGGAATGCTCGACGCGAAGGAAATTCTCCTTGCACGCGAACTTGGTCAGGGCAATCACCGCCTCCCTCGACACGATGGCTTCCCTCTCGTCCAGCAGCCGCACCAGCGGCCCGATGATCCTCGTCTCCTTCGCCCGGAAGGTCCTCGACAGGCACCCGACAGCCGTGATGCTGGGAATCAGAAGCTCGTCGAAGACGCCCGTGTCGGCGATCCGGAGGAGCTGGTCGACGACCGCCTTGGCGGCCGGCGAGGTGGGCTTGAAGGCGGAGTGGCGGAGGTCAGGGTTGTTCTCGGCGACGCGGGCGATCTCCATAAGGGCCCTAGCAGAGTGGTAGCGCACGTTGTCGGAGCCCTTCTCGAGGAGGACGGCGAAGCAGAGGAGGGCGCGGGACTCGGTAATGCTCTTGCAGATGGCCGGGTTGTTCTTGGCCAACTGCCACAGCGCCTTCGCCGCCATGGCCTTCATCTCTGCCTTGGTGGCCGGGTCCTCCGCCTCCCTCCCCTTGGTCCCGAATCCGGAGGATAGGTGGGGCTTCCAGGAAGGGACGGCGCCGTTCGCAGTTGCGGCGGCGGGTTTGGAGGGTTTGGCGGAGGCTATGGCGGATTGAATCACAGAATGGATCTGGGACTGCGCATTGGGCTTCCGGaattggctgctgctgctgctgttgtctGGATCCGGTATGGTGGTGTAGGAATTGGCAAGTTGGTTGTTCGTGGTGGTGGCGAGGACGACGGAGTGGATTGACGTGTCCTTGGATGCGGGGATGATGGAGTACCTGCTGTGCTCCTGAACGGTCTCGAAGGCGAGGTGGCCGACAAGAAGGCAGATGGCGTTGTTCTGGGCGAAGAGGTCCTGGCAAGCGGGGTAATTGGCGGCGAGCTCGGCGACGGCCCAGGCGGCGGCCGCCTGGGCTCTCATTGGGCCCCCGTCCTTGAGGAGCTTGGTGAGGACGGAGCAGACGCCGGCGTGGAGCATGCGGTCGACGCCCTCCGGGTCGCGGCCGAGGAGGCCGAGGGCGCGGACGGCGTTCTCCTGGCCGTCGGCCCGGCCCTCCCTGACGAGGCGGAGGAGGTGCCCCACGCCGTCCTCCTTGATGATGAGCTTGGCGTAGTGGAGGTTGTCGTGGGCCAGGGAGGCGAGGGCGGCGGCCGAGTCGGAGCGGGCAGCGAGAGAGCCCGTGTAGACGGTGGCGATGTGGCCCCAGATGAGGAAGAGGATCGGCTCGTTCTGGGCAATAGGGGGCAGCCCGTGGAGCTGGTCGTCGTTGGCCGCTGTGGTGGAGACGCGGAGGAGCCACGAGACGTCGGCGATGGAGTTGTCGAGCTGGGTGGCCGTCTTGGCGAAGGCGGTGGCGGGAATGATGGTGAAGACGCGGCGCATCAGGCCGTGGTCTCGGCACTTGGACGCCAGGACCAGCGCCTTCTTCAGGACCAGCTCGGTGTCTAGCATGATGCGGTAAGCGGGCCGCTCGTAGAGCTCCGCCCGCGCGGCCTGCCGGAGGAGGGTCGCTAGCCTCTCGGTCTTGGCCTTGAGCTCCAGGCACTCCTGCCGGGACGTGGGCGCATCGCCCGCCAGCTTGGTCACCTGATCCGCCAGCTGGATCGGTTTCGCCAGGATCTGCTTCACCCCGTCGCCCATCATCACGTCTCCAACTCCGCCGTCCTAATTCCCCACCCCCACTTGTTGCTCTttaccttcttttttttcctccaacTGATGCGCAGATATGGGACTATGTCGAGGCCCTTAGTCCTACCCTTCTTCTCTGCCGGATACGGTGAGATATTTCTTAATCTGTGGTTCCTTGTGGGAAGGTTGGATGGGATAGATGGGAGGGGAGGAGGAAATGCAACAGGTCAAACGCGTATATCTTTTAACTGATATTTCTTTTATTAACATCCttggaagggaagggaagggaaggCGGAATCCGCCATTCCGCTCACCGGCCATTACGGCTGGGGTGGTGGGAGAGCCACGTCCGACTGAGGTCGACTGGGGGTCACCTCCGGGTCGCGACGATCCAGTCGCCCCCCCAGCTCCCAGGTGGTTCCAACTAGTCAACATGGAGTGCTACGGACAGGGTTCTCCAAGCCATTCAGCCGTTCCCGGAGACCCCCAAAATCGAGTAGAGCCCGCGGAGACTAATGGGCTGGCCACCGCTTAGCAGTACGGTCAGCATCAGTTCATCAATGTCCGTCAGAAATAAGTAACGAGAAAGCCTCTGTGCACCACTTACATTTGGTGCAATATAATTGGCGTGAAACACGCAGTCCAATTATTTTAAAACAGGTAATGTATTTAACGATGAAAcagatatttaatattatttatttttttaatttttaataataaaaatatttttttataaaataaaaaaaataatattattattttttgatatcttgtataattttttataaatatatatgatatattaaattatatatataattttttatgaatatatacggtattctgaacaatatatatgacttcttatgaatatacatgatatcttaaataatatatatagttttttaatatttgatatgatttttttataaatatttatgatataatgaataatatatatgattttgtgTGAATATATATAGCATttcgaataatatatatgactttctaatattttatatgactttctattaatatatatgacattctaaataatatatataattttttatgaatatgtgtgtgtgtgatatcttgaacaatatatatgactttcttgtTGATCATGGAAGAcatcagaaagttatatatattgtttagaatgtcatatatattcacagaaaatcatataagatgttagaaagtcatatatattattcaagatatatatatatatatatatattcataaaaaatcatgtaagacattagaaagtcatatatattattcagaatatcatatatattcatagaaaatcatatatattattaaggatgtcatatatatatatattcacaaaaagtcatataagatgttaaaaagtcatatatattgtttaagatgtcatatatattcacaagaagtcaagACATTAGGAAGCTATACATACtattcaggatatcataaagatatagaaatttatatatatcattcaggacgtcatatatatttatagaaagtcatacaagatattaaaaataataataatatttttttttattttataaaaaaaaaaatatttttgtcactaaaTTTTCACATATTTTGTGCATAAGGAAATCCTCTATATGTATTTCCAAGTAGAACTCAATTTCTTCTACTGCTATTTGCAAGAAATTAGCATCAAAATCATAACGGGAGCAGAGGTTCATTACACAATATTGAATCTGGCTAGAATTACAATTTTAAAATTCCTCTCGAATAAAAATTAAGAAGGCCACAATAATACAGTTGCCTTACAAGAAACTGGCATAAAACGCCAAAGAGAATTAACTTTCTACCTAGGAATTAGTATATTACATGAGCAGGCTTCTTGGACGAGAAGCACAGCATGCATAAAATGCAAGCTGATATACTTCCACACTCCACTGCTCTGCCCTCTGCAAGTTCCTTCTGTATTCCGACCAGTCAATACCTGCAAATTTAGCTTCCTTCTGTATTCCGACCAGTCAATACCTGCAAATTTAGCAACAGAATTGGAAAATTACTATGCATAACATATTATTAAGATGAAGCCCATGTGAAAAGAGTTCGATCAGGCCCACCCCAGAACACAGCCAAGGCCCACACATGGAGCGCGCACGTGAAAACACAGCCCAGGCCCTGGCAGTGTACGGGAGCAGCGTATGCGGTCCATCGCGTTCTCGCGGTCCATAGTGGGGTGCGTGGATCGACGCCTGTTTCCTCGAGTGTTTCTCGTGGTCTACACGAGTTTCGAAGAATCGAAGGCGCAATCCAACGGTAGATCTCGCTTCCTGTGATGATCGAATGGCTGAGGATTTTTCCgacttgatttgggcttgatcggGACTATTTTGAGTGCAGATCTGGGTCGTTCGATGTAAATTTGACGGCTGAGCTTCTTTCTTCGATTCTACAGCGAATAGGACTCCGTTTTTTATAAGATTTGAATCTGGATTCATCTGGTGACGAGCTCTATTTAAGAAGAGGACTTGGGAGAAGGTTCAGCAGGCTGAGAGCAGTGAAAACAGCAATCAAAGAGAGggtttaagagagaaaaaaataaaagatgtgagatttttttttgagaaaaaaataaaagtatttttctttgtaaaagagagtctgtgtaagtcttttatttttttttcttcctcttcttctccaatTTTGTATTTCGTTGCACCATGGATTATTAATAGAAAAACGTTGAGGAGGTCTTGTCCGTGAACGTAGGCCAACAATcaggccgaaccacgtaaatctgatgtgctttcttttttttaatttttattgcttgATTATCTCTCTTCTTTTACATTCTACGTTTGTTCTAGTTATTTATACTCTACAAAATGATCTTATTTCCGCTGTATTTGTATGCCATGTGGATCGAGGTGTGCTTGATTATCCACGACCTGTTTTttcagtttggtatcagagcacaggAGATTCTTTTGTAGTTGGATTGATCTGAAACAATGACGGACAAggtgatgataacaaaatacgaGATACCGAGGTTTGATGGATCAAACTTTGCACTTTGGAAGATGAAGATGCAGGCAGTATTGATCAAGGATGGTTGTGAAATTGCTTTGCAAGGAAAAGAATGTAAACCTCAAGAGATAACGGATGCGCAACATGAAGACAAAGATAAGCTGGCAATGGCGAACCTCTATCTGACGTTGGATGATTCGGTATTGTTCAATATCGAAACTGAAACTACTGcaaaagagatttgaaaaaaattaaaaaatctctatgaAGGTAAGTCTttggtaaataaaatctatttaagaTAGTAATTATACAATCTGAAGATGAAGGATGGAGCATCAGTTCAAGAGTACTTGTGTGTATTCAATTTCATTGGAAGCAAGCTTGCGGCTCTAGATGTCaaaattgatgatgaaaaaaaggTCAGCATTCTACTTTGTTCTATACCGGAGTCTTGGGATAATCTTATCATGAACTGGAGTCACGTTGAAATCCTTAAGATGAAGTTTGTTGTTGTATCATTGCTTACAGAAGAGATGAAGCAAAAATCTAGCTAAGGAATCTCTTCGGGGGAGGCCATGGTAGCATGGAGTAGGCCTTTCGAAAGGGAACGTGGTGATCGAGGGAAGACAAGATCTAAATCTAAGAGTAAAAAGAAGGTAAAATGCTGGAATTATGGAAAAATAGGGCACGTAAAGAAAGATTATCGGGCTAAAGGAGTTGATACAAAATATGAATCGAAAAACTTTCAAGGTAATGTAGCAGAGAGTGAAACTAGTCCGACTATTTCAGATGACGGGGATGCATTGACGGCATTGGAAAGATCTGAGCTTGCACATTATTGAATTTTGGATTCGAAAGCATCTTTCCACATGACTCCTTTTAAGGAGTGGTTTCATACATATAAATTATTGGATGGAGGAGTTATCTATTTGGATAACAATACAACTTGCCCTGTGATTGGAGTGGGAGATGTTCGAATCAAGATATTTAATGGTATGGTCTGGATGGTTTCCAATATGTGGCATGTCCCTGCACTACACAAGAGCCTACTATCACTTGGAAAGTGTTGTAAGTAAGGCTTAAAGtttatcaaagagaaagatcaattaAAGATATCCAAAGGATATTTGGTGGTGATAAAAGGAGTCTAAATAGATGGTCTTTATAAATTGATGGGCGAGACTCAGGTGGGAGAGGCGGCAGTAGCAAGTTCAAAGATGATGTCTTCGACGATTTGGCATCGACGTTTGGGACATATGAGGAGTGTGAGCtacaattattatcaaataagaaGCTTCTTCCGGGGTTCAAATCAGCACCAGGGCCGGCCTTGGGGCAGGTCGAActgggcgaccgccccaggccccagGCCCTGCATTGATATTCCAATTGGGTGCAAGGATagctttctacaatattataacaagaaaaataattatatagatTAATGATGGGTTTTACATACTGCTTAACGAACATATCTATAACAAATTATTGcatgtagattaatttttcaatgataattaatgtttaaagtatattaatttttaatagagaaggtcTCATTTTTTTCATTTGGCCCCAGATCTAAAATATGTTAGGACCGGCTCTGATCAGCACCACTGAAATTTTGTGAAGATTGCATCTATGGTAAACAAAGAAGGATCTCTTTCTCTTTATCACAGCAGTGAAGTAAGAAATTTCTTGAGCTAATTCACTCAGATACTTAGGAGTCGCCTGATAGATCATTAGATGGATGTTCCTACTTCGTCTCCTTCATTGATGACTTTTCTCGAAAGGCTTGGATATATATCTTGAAGTGAAAATTTGATGTTTTTGAAATCTTTAAGAAATTCAAGGTTCTGGTGGAAAAtgaaaaagatttgaaaattaaatGCCTACGTTCTGACAATGGAGGAGAATATTACTccaaggagtttgatgagttttgtGGTGAGCATGAAATTCGAAGGCAGCTTACGGTTCTCGAAACACCACAACAAAATATTATGGCAGAGAGATTTAATAAAACACTCATAGAAAGGATCTGTAGTATGATGAGCACTGCAAAACTTGACAAGAGATTTTGGTTAGAGGCTGCATATACGGCTTGTTACTTGATCAATTGAGCCCCAACAAAATCTCTTGGGTTGGAAATTTCAGAAGAACTTTGGAGTGGCAAATCAGTAAATTATTCTCATCTCCGTGTTTTTGGATGTGATGCAtatatatggatttcaaaagaaaagaagacaaaattGGACAAGAACTCTCGGAGGTGCATCTTTCTTGACTATGCTAAAGGAGTAAAGGGGTATCGGTTGTGGAACCCTACTACCCACAACATCATTGTTAGCCGAGATGTTGTTTTTAATGAAGAATCCTTTCAAGGCACCAAGGAAAAGCAAGATGATGAAGCTATTACTTTTGTTGAGTTTTTTGATGCAGGTGATGAAGTGCAAGCAAAGCAAGCATAGGAGATCAATGAGGTAGTTGATGATGGACCAGGTGCAGAGCCTCCGCAATCCTTTAGGGATGCTATCTCACTGGAAGAGCCACCAACGGAGTCTGAGCAGCCTAGTAGGGTCATTAGACCTCCTGCTAAATATGATGATTATGTCACTTCTTTCATTCCTTTTGCTAACCGTATTTGTATTTATGTTGCTTTGATGGAGGAGGACGAGTCAACTTCATACAGAGAGGCATGTGAGTCCACCAATGCTAAAAAGTGGCATTGTGCTATAGAGGAGGAGATGGAGTCACTTCGAAAGAACAAGACATGGGAGCTTATAGTTCTATCGGAGGAAAGGAGTTCGATCGGATGTCAGTGGGTCTATAAAGTGAAGAAAGATACAGATAGAAATGTGAAGAGATTTAAAGCACGTTTGGTGGTGAAGGGTTATGCTCAGAAggcaggaattgattttgatgaaatcttctcgCCAGTGATTTGTCTTACTACTATTCAGATTATTTTGGTAATCGCAGTAGTCATGGATTTGGAGCctgagcagatggatgtaaagacggcTTTCTAACATATTGACTTAGAGGAGGAGATTTATATGGTGCAACCTGAAGGTTTTGTTGAAAAAGACAAGGAGAAGTTGGTTTGTCGGTTGAACAAATTGTTGTACAGTTTCAAACAGACATTGAGGTGTTGGTATAAACGATTTGATTGCTTCATTATGAGTTTGGGATTTGATCGACTGAAGGCAAATTATTATGCATATTTCTGCGGTTATGATGACGGGAGCTTCTGTATTTTGCTGTTATATGATGATGATATGGTGGTCGCAGAGAACAGCAAGAGtcaaatatcagatctgaaagctcaGTTGcttggggagttcgagatgaaggaCTTAAGAGCCGTGAACCAAATACTTGGGATGAAGGTGCTACGGGAGAGAAAGGATAGGAAGATTTGGCTTTTACAAAAGGAATATGTAGAGAAAGTTCTGCGGCCCTTCAATATGTAGAATGCAAAGTCGGTGTCTATCCCATTTCCTATTCAGTTGAAACTGTCAGCAAAGCAATCATCCAGTACGGAAGCAGAAAAGACTGACATGACCTGAGTACCATATTCATCAATAGTAGGGAGCCTTATGTTTGCCATGGTATGCACA includes:
- the LOC140852499 gene encoding uncharacterized protein — translated: MMGDGVKQILAKPIQLADQVTKLAGDAPTSRQECLELKAKTERLATLLRQAARAELYERPAYRIMLDTELVLKKALVLASKCRDHGLMRRVFTIIPATAFAKTATQLDNSIADVSWLLRVSTTAANDDQLHGLPPIAQNEPILFLIWGHIATVYTGSLAARSDSAAALASLAHDNLHYAKLIIKEDGVGHLLRLVREGRADGQENAVRALGLLGRDPEGVDRMLHAGVCSVLTKLLKDGGPMRAQAAAAWAVAELAANYPACQDLFAQNNAICLLVGHLAFETVQEHSRYSIIPASKDTSIHSVVLATTTNNQLANSYTTIPDPDNSSSSSQFRKPNAQSQIHSVIQSAIASAKPSKPAAATANGAVPSWKPHLSSGFGTKGREAEDPATKAEMKAMAAKALWQLAKNNPAICKSITESRALLCFAVLLEKGSDNVRYHSARALMEIARVAENNPDLRHSAFKPTSPAAKAVVDQLLRIADTGVFDELLIPSITAVGCLSRTFRAKETRIIGPLVRLLDEREAIVSREAVIALTKFACKENFLRVEHSKAIIEAGGAKHLVQLVYFGDLVQTEALILLCYIALNVPESEELAQAGVPAVLAWASKQRHMVQDPRVDSLLPEAKGRMEALILLCYIALNVPENEELAQSGVPAVLAWASKQGHMVQDQRVDSLLPEAKGRMELYQSRGHT